From a single Raphanus sativus cultivar WK10039 chromosome 3, ASM80110v3, whole genome shotgun sequence genomic region:
- the LOC108836317 gene encoding anamorsin homolog has product MDSMVTQKTFLAVTDDVVLPVSSVLTIMKELAKEGIERCDPLIITQASTINQVPLDASSVDLVLAVSRTSDFPSDKIYSEFSRVLKPGASVFVCTNSEGETIELQQTLQRRVTLAGFLEPQSLDLKSIKLSNFSLSVGIKAKKPTWKIGSSFALKKPAKTLPKVNLGDALDLIDDLIDEDSLLTEEDLKKPQLPVASGCETTKKACKNCVCGRAEIEEKAVKLGLTEDQIENPQSACGSCGLGDAFRCGTCPYKGLPPFKLGEKVTLSQNFLEADI; this is encoded by the exons ATG GATTCAATGGTGACTCAAAAGACTTTTTTGGCTGTGACGGATGATGTGGTGTTGCCTGTTAGCTCTGTTCTGACCATAATGAAGGAACTCGCAAAGGAAGGGATTGAGCGTTGTGATCCTCTAATTATTACTCAAGCATCTACAATAA ATCAGGTTCCTTTGGATGCTTCCTCAGTGGACTTGGTTCTAGCCGTTTCCAGAACATCTGATTTTCCAAGTGACAAAATCTATAGCGAGTTCTCAAGAGTTCTGAAGCCTGGTGCTTCTGTTTTTGTCTGCACGAACTCTGAGGGTGAAACTATAGAATTGCAACAG ACCCTTCAAAGGAGAGTGACCTTGGCTGGTTTTCTGGAGCCACAGTCTCTTGATTTGAAATCAATTAAGTTGTCTAACTTCAGCTTATCCGTTGGG ATTAAGGCAAAGAAACCTACTTGGAAGATCGGTTCATCATTTGCTCTCAAGAAGCCTGCCAAAACTCTCCCGAAGGTTAATCTAGGCGATGCCTTGGATCTTATTGATGATCTTATTGATGAGGATTCTCTCTTAACAGAGGAGGACCTCAAGAAGCCACAGCTTCCTGTTG CTAGTGGTTGTGAGACCACTAAGAAAGCTTGCAAGAACTGCGTTTGTGGTAGAGCTGAGATAGAGGAGAAAGCTGTGAAGCTGGGACTCACCGAGGATCAAATCGAGAATCCACAGTCAGCATGTGGCAGC TGTGGACTCGGTGATGCCTTCCGCTGCGGTACATGCCCTTACAAGGGTCTCCCACCCTTCAAACTAGGCGAGAAG GTAACCCTATCTCAAAACTTCCTTGAAGCTGACATATAA
- the LOC108844208 gene encoding conserved oligomeric Golgi complex subunit 2 encodes MSDSVATLPSPRSAADVFWDNSRHPPLWLNPSLFLSPSFDSESFVSDLRTLVPFDTLRSELRSHISSLSRDLLDHINRDYADFANLSAELVDIDAAAVRMRAPLLELREEISEFRGSVEAARVARASGLNQRYDADAAREVLESSLEAFRVVSKVEKLIQGQHDGATMRETQSVLLERIASELNRLKFHMAPHAQNLPFIENLEKRIQSACVLFEASLRSCFIDGLINSDANVLYNCLRAYAATDNVKNAEEVFRTTIVAPFVHNVIAHEAYDGTLRDELENDYKQIKHFVANDCKTLLEISSTDKSGLHVFNFLANSILKEVILAIQKVKPGVFSPGRPTEFLKNYKASLDFLAYLEGYCPSRSAVTKFRVEAICIEFMKQWNVGVYFSLRFHEIAGGLDSALTSASLVFIQDSDSDKRNSPTLMLRQSITLLDSLRSCWKEDVLVFSAADKFLRLALQLLSRYCNWVSSAVNARKSNANLSPGCEWAVSATAEDFVYVIHDVNCLISEVRGDYVGHISHYLSSCSSEVLDVVRKSMLQGVESLQNVLPLLKKTIIEVIVDQSVEDLSQLKGIAATCMMSNKPLPVRHSPYVIGLLRPLKAFLEGDKASHYLTHETREELLFHTLTEITRLYYELAAERLSEARKTENFLQKSRQNAQKRAGGTSGVADHNVSGTEKMCMQLLLDLQEYGRNISALGLNPEEIAPYCSLWKCVAPPDRQKTISV; translated from the exons ATGTCAGATTCGGTTGCCACGTTGCCGTCTCCGAGATCCGCCGCGGATGTATTCTGGGATAACTCTCGTCATCCTCCTCTATGGCTCAACCCTTCCCTCTTCCTTTCCCCATCCTTCGACTCCGAGTCCTTCGTCTCAGACCTCCGTACACTCGTCCCCTTCGACACTCTCCGATCCGAGCTCCGATCACACATTTCCTCCCTCAGCCGCGATCTCCTCGACCACATCAATCGAGACTACGCCGATTTCGCGAATCTGAGCGCTGAGCTCGTCGATATCGACGCGGCTGCAGTCCGCATGCGCGCTCCGCTCCTTGAGCTCCGTGAGGAGATCAGCGAGTTTCGTGGATCCGTGGAGGCCGCACGTGTCGCACGTGCGAGTGGATTAAACCAACGTTACGATGCTGATGCGGCAAGGGAGGTTTTGGAATCGTCGCTCGAGGCTTTTCGTGTGGTGTCTAAG GTTGAAAAGCTTATACAAGGGCAGCATGATGGAGCAACCATGAGAGAAACACAGAGCGTGCTCTTGGAAAGAATTGCTAGTGAATTGAATCGGCTCAAGTTCCATATGGCTCCTCATGCACAG AACCTGCCTTTCATTGAGAACTTGGAGAAGAGGATTCAGAGCGCTTGTGTGTTATTCGAGGCTAGCTTGCGTAGTTGCTTCATTGACGGGCTAATCAACAGCGACGCAAACGTCCTTTACAACTGTCTACGTGCATATGCTGCCACTGATAACGTCAAGAATGCAGAAGAGGTTTTTCGTACAACAATTGTGGCTCCATTTGTACATAATGTTATTGCACATGAAGCGTATGATGGAACACTGCGAGATGAACTTGAAAACGATTACAAACAGATCAAGCATTTCGTTGCCAATGACTGTAAAACGCTGCTAGAGATATCTTCCACTG ACAAATCGGGTTTGCATGTCTTCAACTTCTTGGCAAACTCAATCCTGAAAGAAGTTATTTTGGCAATCCAGAAAGTAAAACCAGGCGTGTTTTCTCCTGGAAGGCCTACCGAGTTCTTGAAGAATTACAAGGCAAGCTTGGATTTCCTAGCATACCTTGAAG GGTACTGTCCGTCTAGGTCTGCTGTAACTAAGTTTCGAGTTGAAGCGATATGTATCGAATTCATGAAGCAATGGAATGTGGGAGTGTATTTTTCACTGAG GTTTCATGAGATAGCTGGAGGCTTGGATTCTGCTCTTACTTCTGCTTCTCTGGTTTTCATTCAGGATTCTGACTCAGATAAACGGAATTCACCCACCTTAATGCTTAGACAAAGCATTACTCTTTTGGACAGCTTGCGATCATGCTGGAAAGAAGATGTTCTCGTTTTCTCTGCTGCTGATAAATTTCTTCGCTTAGCCTTACAGCTTCTTTCGAG ATACTGCAATTGGGTGTCATCTGCGGTGAATGCTAGAAAGAGTAATGCCAACCTGAGTCCTGGATGTGAATGGGCAGTTTCAGCAACTGCAGAAGATTTTGTATAT GTTATACATGATGTAAATTGTCTAATCTCAGAAGTTCGTGGCGATTACGTTGGACATATATCACACTATTTATCTTCATGCTCCTCAGAAGTTCTGGATGTTGTGAGGAAGAGCATGTTACAGGGTGTAGAATCGTTACAAAACGTTCTACCTTTGCTTAAGAAGACCATTATTGAAGTCATTGTTGATCAATCTGTTGAG GATCTAAGTCAGCTCAAGGGAATAGCTGCAACATGCATGATGTCTAATAAACCACTGCCTGTTAGGCATTCACCGTACGTGATTGGACTATTGCGCCCTCTAAAG GCATTTTTGGAGGGAGACAAGGCGAGCCATTACTTGACCCACGAAACAAGGGAGGAGTTATTGTTTCACACTCTCACTGAAATTACCAGGCTGTATTATGAACTAGCTGCTGAACGTTTAAGCGAG GCgagaaaaacagagaatttTCTTCAGAAATCGCGACAAAATGCTCAGAAACGGGCAGGTGGAACATCAGGTGTAGCTGACCACAATGTATCTGGAACAGAGAAGATGTGTATGCAGTTGCTCCTCGATCTTCAG GAGTATGGCCGAAACATTTCTGCGTTGGGGTTGAATCCGGAAGAGATCGCGCCATATTGTTCCCTCTGGAAATGTGTTGCACCTCCAGATAGGCAAAAGACAATTAGTGTTTGA
- the LOC108836316 gene encoding LOW QUALITY PROTEIN: pentatricopeptide repeat-containing protein At5g18390, mitochondrial (The sequence of the model RefSeq protein was modified relative to this genomic sequence to represent the inferred CDS: inserted 2 bases in 2 codons): protein MFLLRRYTRGSLFSISTTESTLRHFTSLVDPPQSSESNQSTKGDYFATINHVVNLVRREIHPERSLNRLRLPLTSELVFRVLRATSRSANDSLRFFNWARSNPNYTPTSMEYEQLAKSLASHKKYESMWKILXQMKDLSLDISAETLCFVIEQYGRNGHVDQAVELFNGVEKTLGCKQTLEVYNSLLHALCEVRLFHGAYALXRRMIRKGVKPDKRTYSVLVNGWCSAGKMKEAKEFLDEMSRKGFNPPARGRDLLIEGLLNAGYLESAKEMVSKMTKGGFVPDVRTFNTLVEAISKTGEVEFCVEMYYAACKLGLCVDIDTYKTLIPAVSKIGKIDEAFRLLNNCVEDGHKPFPSLYAPIIKGMCRNGMFDDAFSFFSDMKVKAHPPNRPVYTMLITMCGRGGKFVDAANYLVEMTEMGLVPISRCFDMVTDGLKNSGKHDLAMRIEQLEVQLRGV from the exons ATGTTTCTCCTCCGTCGTTATACCAGAGGAAGCCTCTTTTCAATCTCCACCACTGAATCAACTCTCCGTCATTTCACCAGCCTCGTCGATCCTCCCCAAAGCTCCGAATCAAACCAATCAACCAAAGGAGACTACTTCGCCACAATCAACCACGTCGTCAACCTCGTCCGCCGCGAGATCCACCCGGAGCGATCCCTAAACCGTCTCCGCCTCCCGTTAACCTCCGAACTCGTCTTCAGAGTCCTCCGCGCCACCTCCCGATCCGCCAACGACTCCCTCCGCTTCTTCAACTGGGCCCGATCGAACCCTAACTACACCCCGACCTCCATGGAGTACGAGCAGCTCGCAAAGTCCCTAGCTTCCCACAAAAAATACGAATCCATGTGGAAGATCC AACAGATGAAAGACCTCTCCCTAGACATCTCCGCGGAGACTCTCTGCTTCGTCATCGAGCAGTACGGGAGGAACGGACACGTGGACCAGGCCGTTGAGCTTTTCAACGGTGTTGAGAAGACTCTCGGGTGTAAACAGACTTTGGAGGTTTACAACTCCTTGCTCCACGCGCTTTGCGAGGTGAGGTTGTTCCACGGAGCTTACGCTT TAAGGAGGATGATAAGGAAAGGTGTGAAGCCTGATAAGAGGACGTACTCTGTTCTTGTGAACGGGTGGTGTTCCGCTGGGAAGATGAAGGAGGCGAAAGAGTTTCTTGATGAGATGAGTAGGAAAGGGTTTAACCCGCCGGCGCGTGGGCGTGACTTGCTGATCGAGGGGTTGTTGAACGCTGGTTACTTGGAGTCTGCTAAGGAGATGGTGAGCAAGATGACTAAAGGAGGGTTTGTTCCTGATGTTCGGACTTTCAATACGCTTGTTGAAGCTATAAGTAAAACAGGGGAGGTTGAGTTCTGCGTTGAGATGTATTACGCTGCTTGCAAGTTAGGTCTTTGTGTGGATATCGATACGTACAAGACGCTTATACCTGCGGTTTCGAAGATTGGGAAGATAGACGAGGCGTTTCGGCTTTTGAACAACTGTGTGGAGGATGGGCATAAGCCGTTTCCGAGTTTGTATGCTCCTATAATTAAAGGGATGTGTAGGAATGGGATGTTTGATGATGCGTTTAGCTTTTTCAGTGATATGAAGGTGAAGGCTCATCCTCCTAACAGGCCGGTTTATACTATGCTGATAACGATGTGTGGTCGTGGTGGGAAGTTTGTGGATGCGGCTAATTATTTGGTTGAGATGACGGAGATGGGTTTGGTTCCGATATCGAGGTGTtttgatatggtgactgatgggTTGAAGAATAGTGGGAAGCATGATTTGGCTATGCGGATAGAGCAGTTGGAAGTTCAGCTTAGAGGTGTTTGA
- the LOC130509373 gene encoding 40S ribosomal protein S16-3-like — protein MATQTAKASVQCFGRKKTAVAVTHCKRGCGLIKLNGAPIELFQPDILRYKIYEPVLLLGKHRFAGVDMRIRVKGGGHTSQVYAIRQSIAKALVAFYQKYVDEQSKKEVKDILVRYDRTLLVADPRRCEPKKFGGRGARSRFQKSYR, from the coding sequence ATGGCGACACAAACTGCTAAAGCATCCGTGCAATGCTTCGGGAGGAAGAAGACGGCGGTGGCTGTCACCCACTGCAAGCGTGGATGCGGTCTCATCAAGCTCAACGGTGCCCCGATCGAGCTCTTCCAGCCTGATATCCTCCGATACAAGATCTACGAGCCGGTCCTCCTCCTCGGGAAGCACCGTTTCGCTGGCGTAGACATGAGGATCCGCGTCAAGGGCGGTGGTCACACTTCCCAGGTCTACGCCATCCGTCAGAGTATCGCCAAGGCGCTCGTGGCGTTCTACCAGAAGTACGTGGACGAGCAGTCGAAGAAGGAGGTGAAGGATATCCTGGTTAGGTACGATAGGACTCTGCTCGTGGCGGATCCGAGGAGGTGCGAGCCGAAGAAGTTTGGTGGTCGTGGTGCTCGTTCTCGTTTCCAGAAGAGTTACCGTTAA
- the LOC108836318 gene encoding protein PIR, with protein sequence MAVPVEEAIAALSTFSLEDEQPEVQGPAVMVSAERAATDSPIEYSDVAAYRLSLSEDTKALNQLNTLIQEGKEMASILYTYRSCVKALPQLPESMKHSQADLYLETYQVLDLEMSRLREIQRWQSSASAKLAADMQRFSRPERRINGPTVTHLWSMLKLLDVLVQLDHLKNAKASIPNDFSWYKRTFTQVSAQWQDTDTMREELDDLQIFLSTRWAILLNLHVEMFRVNNVEDILQVLIVFIVESLELDFALLFPERYILLRVLPVLVVLATPSEKDTEALYKRVKLNRMINIFKNDPVIPAFPDLHLSPAAILKELSVYFQKFSSQTRLLTLPAPHELPPREALEYQRHYLIVNHIGALRAEHDDFTIRFASSMNQLLLLKSNDGAYTEWCREVKGNMYDMVVEGFQLLSRWTARIWEQSAWKFSRPCRDAAETQEASGSYSDYEKVVRYNYTAEERKALVELVGYIKSVGSMLQRCDTLVADALWETIHAEVQDFVQNTLATMLRTTFRKKKDLSRILSDMRTLSADWMANTRPEHEMPSSQHGGDESKSNFFYPRPVAPTAAQVHCLQFLIYEVVSGGNLRRPGGFFGNNGSEIPVNDLKQLETFFYKLSFFLHILDYSASIGILTDLGFLWFREFYLESSRVIQFPIECSLPWMLIDHILEAPNSGLIESVLLPFDIYNDSAQQALVVLRQRFLYDEIEAEVDHGFDIFVSRLSESIFTYYKSWSASELLDPSFLFALDNGEKFSIQPVRFTALFKMTKVKILGRTINLRSLIAQRMNKTFRENLEFLFDRFESQDLCAVVELEKLIDILKHSHELLSQDLTIDPFSLMLNEMQENISLVSFSSRLATQIWSEMQSDFLPNFILCNTTQRFVRSSKVPPTQKPSVPSAKPSFYCGTQDLTAAHQSFARLHSGFFGIPHLFSIVKLLGSRSLPWLIRALLDHISNKITTLEPMISGLQEALPKSIGLLSFDGGVAGCMRLIREQLNWGTKAELKTEVLRGIKEIGSVIYTMGLLDIVLREVDTKRFMQTAPWLGLIPGAEGQIVNAQEGESPLVNLLKSATSAVVSSPGCLNPAAFYTMSKQAEAADLLYKANMNGGSVLEYTLAFTSASLDKYCSKWSAPPKTGFVDITTSKDFYRIYGGLQIGYLEEITVPQSAQQEVLGDSIAWGGCTIIYLLGQQLHFELFDFSYQVLNVSEVETVSASHTHRNPQVLQGWEGLLEGMKKARRLNNHVFSMLKARCPLEDKTACAIKQSGAPLPRVRFDNTVSAFESLPQKGTVG encoded by the exons ATGGCGGTTCCGGTAGAGGAAGCAATCGCAGCTCTTTCCACTTTCTCCTTAGAG GATGAGCAACCAGAAGTGCAAGGACCTGCTGTGATGGTTTCAGCTGAAAGAGCTGCAACCGATAGTCCCATCg agTATAGTGATGTTGCGGCATACCGGTTATCTCTTTCAGAAGACACAAAAGCTCTTAACCAGCTG AACACGCTTATACAAGAAGGAAAAGAGATGGCGTCGATTCTATACACATATAGAAGCTGCGTCAAAGCACTGCCTCAG CTTCCAGAATCTATGAAGCATAGCCAGGCAGATTTGTACCTAGAAACTTATCAAGTTTTGGACTTAGAAATGAGCCGTTTACGCGAAATCCAGAGATGGCAGTCGTCGGCTTCAGCTAAA CTAGCTGCTGATATGCAGAGGTTTTCAAGACCTGAACGGCGAATCAATGGCCCCACAGTCACACATCTTTG GTCAATGCTGAAGTTGCTTGATGTCTTGGTTCAGCTTGATCATCTTAAAAATGCTAAAGCTAGCATTCCTAATGATTTCTCTTGgtataaaag AACATTCACTCAAGTCAGTGCCCAGTGGCAAGATACGGATACCATGAGAGAAGAGTTAGATGACTTACAG ATTTTCCTTAGCACAAGATGGGCTATTTTACTCAACTTGCATGTTGAAATGTTCCGTGTGAACAA TGTGGAAGACATTCTCCAAGTTCTCATAGTTTTCATTGTTGAGTCTCTGGAGTTGGACTTCGCACTCCTTTTTCCTGAGAGGTATATTCTTCTCCGAGTCTTGCCCGTTCTTGTTGTCTTAGCAACGCCATCAGAGAAAGATACCGAAGCTTTATACAAGAGGGTAAAACTCAACAGAATGATCAACATTTTCAAG AATGATCCTGTCATTCCTGCGTTTCCAGATCTCCATCTTTCTCCTGCTGCAATTTTGAAAGAACTGTCAGTATACTTTCAAAAGTTTTCTTCACAGACTCGCCTTTTGACTCTTCCAGCACCTCATGAGCTCCCTCCACGTGAAGCGCTAGAATA CCAGAGGCATTATTTGATAGTCAACCACATTGGCGCCCTCCGTGCTGAGCACGACGATTTCACAATCCGATTTGCTTCATCCATGAATCAG TTATTGCTGTTGAAGTCAAATGATGGAGCATACACTGAATGGTGCAGAGAGGTGAAAGGAAACATGTATGATATGGTTGTTGAAGGTTTCCAGCTGCTAAGCAGATGGACTGCACGCATTTGGGAGCAATCTGCTTGGAAATTTTCTCGCCCGTGTAGGGATGCAGCAGAGACGCAAGAAGCCTCCGGATCATATTCTGATTACGAGAAG gTGGTGAGGTACAATTATACTGCAGAAGAAAGGAAAGCCTTGGTAGAACTTGTTGGCTATATAAAGAGTGTAGGATCGATGCTGCAGCGCTGTGACACATTAGTTGCAGATGCTTTATGGGAGACAATACATGCCGAGGTTCAAGATTTTGTACAAAACACGTTAGCCACGATGTTGCGTACCACCTTCCGAAAGAAGAAAGATCTCTCAAG GATTCTTTCTGATATGCGGACACTTTCAGCTGACTGGATGGCAAACACCAGGCCCGAACATGAGATGCCATCTTCACAACACGGAGGTGATGAAAGCAAATCGAACTTCTTTTATCCGAGGCCTGTTGCCCCTACAGCAGCACAG GTGCATTGCCTGCAGTTTTTGATATATGAGGTTGTCTCTGGTGGAAATCTGAGGAGGCCAGGGGGATTCTTTGGAAATAATGGCTCTGAGATTCCTGTTAATGACTTAAAGCAACTGGAGACTTTCTTTTACAAGCTAAGCTTTTTTCTGCACATATTGGATTACTCAG CAAGTATTGGAATATTGACTGATCTCGGGTTCCTGTGGTTTAGAGAATTTTACCTGGAGTCTTCACGTGTTATTCAG TTTCCGATTGAATGTTCACTACCATGGATGCTGATAGATCACATTCTCGAAGCCCCAAATTCAGGCCTTATTGAGAGTGTTCTGCTGCCTTTTGACATTTATAATGACTCAGCTCAACAAGCACTGgttgtgctgaggcagaggttcCTCTATGATGAAATTGAGGCTGAG GTGGACCATGGTTTTGATATATTTGTTTCAAGACTCTCGGAGTCTATATTCACATATTACAAGAGCTGGTCAGCAAG TGAGCTTCTTGATCCATCATTTCTCTTTGCCTTGGACAATGGTGAAAAGTTCTCCATCCAGCCTGTGAGGTTTACTGCGTTATTTAAGATGACAAAAGTAAAG ATTCTTGGTAGAACAATTAATTTAAGAAGTTTGATCGCTCAAAGGATGAATAAAACTTTTAGAGAGAATCTGGAGTTTCTCTTTGATCGTTTTGAGTCCCAGGACCTATGTGCTGTAGTa GAACTGGAGAAGCTCATAGATATCCTAAAGCACTCACATGAACTGCTTTCACAAGATCTTACAATAGATCCTTTCAGCCTAATGCTGAATGAAATGCAAGAAAACATCTCTCTTGTCTCATTTTCCAGTCGACTTGCTACACAG ATATGGTCAGAGATGCAGAGTGATTTCCTACCAAACTTCATACTTTGCAATACCACACAGAGATTTGTCCGCTCATCTAAAGTTCCTCCTACTCAGAAACCATCAGTGCCTTCTGCTAAGCCTAGTTTCTACTGTGGCACTCAA GACTTAACTGCAGCACATCAAAGTTTTGCGCGGTTGCATAGTGGATTTTTCGGGATACCACATTTGTTTTCCATAGTTAAACTTCTTGGATCCAGATCATTGCCTTGGCTTATAAGAGCGTTGCTGGATCATATATCAAATAAG ataacaacactaGAACCAATGATCTCTGGACTGCAAGAAGCATTGCCCAAGTCTATCGGATTGCTTTCTTTTGATGGTGGTGTCGCAG GCTGTATGAGGCTTATTAGAGAACAACTAAACTGGGGCACAAAGGCAGAACTCAAAACAGAAGTTCTACGTGGAATAAAGGAAATTGGAAGTGTGATATATACAATGGGACTTCTTGATATCGTATTG AGAGAAGTAGACACAAAACGTTTCATGCAAACAGCTCCATGGTTGGGATTGATCCCGGGCGCAGAAGGACAGATAGTTAACGCTCAAGAAGGCGAAAGCCCACTTGTCAATCTCTTGAAGTCAGCGACTTCTGCGGTTGTGTCAAGTCCAGGTTGCCTTAATCCAGCAGCGTTCTACACCATGTCGAAACAAGCAGAAGCTGCAG ATCTTTTGTATAAGGCGAACATGAACGGTGGAAGCGTTCTCGAATACACACTTGCATTCACAAGCGCTTCGCTTGACAAATACTGCAGTAAATGGAGTGCTCCTCCAAAGACGGGTTTCGTCGATATCACAACTTCAAAGGACTTTTACCGCATTTACGGTGGTCTTCAGATC GGATATCTGGAGGAGATAACAGTTCCACAATCAGCTCAGCAAGAAGTCCTCGGTGATTCGATAGCTTGGGGTGGTTGCACTATCATTTACCTGCTAGGACAGCAACTTCACTTTGAGTTGTTTGATTTCTCGTACCAAGTACTGAATGTCTCCGAGGTTGAGACCGTGTCTGCTTCACATACTCATAGGAATCCTCAAGTTCTCCAG GGATGGGAAGGTTTGTTGGAAGGGATGAAGAAAGCTCGACGGCTGAACAACCATGTCTTCAGCATGCTCAAAGCTCGTTGTCCACTCGAAGACAAAACGGCTTGTGCCATCAAACAGAGCGGCGCACCGCTACCACGTGTCAGGTTTGATAATACAGTGTCTGCCTTTGAGTCTCTGCCTCAGAAAGGAACCGTTGGCTGA